The Rhopalosiphum maidis isolate BTI-1 chromosome 1, ASM367621v3, whole genome shotgun sequence genome has a segment encoding these proteins:
- the LOC113561136 gene encoding uncharacterized protein LOC113561136 yields MANVIETNSMESTTISYTNLALLAIALVYPALDISIKQYFLRIINIILQKVMSSKYWRIMISLICITIYFQIFIIWNVTFTNVFFLVIHLFKIVQVAFGVSFFSQVLR; encoded by the exons ATGGCAAATGTTATTGAGACAAATAGTATGGAAAGCACAACGATTTCATACACCAATTTGGCGCTCCTGGCTATAGCACTAGTATATCCTGCCTTAGAcatatcaataaaacaatacttttTAAGAATA atcaatataatattgcaaaagGTCATGTCATCAAAATATTGgagaattatgatatcattgatttgtattacaatttactttCAGATTTTCATCATTTGGAATGTAACCTTCACAAAT gtattttttttggttatacatttatttaaaatagtccaAGTTGCTTTTGGAGTGAGTTTTTTCAGTCAAGTTTTAAGGTAA